The Anolis carolinensis isolate JA03-04 chromosome 2, rAnoCar3.1.pri, whole genome shotgun sequence genome has a window encoding:
- the LOC100553804 gene encoding deleted in malignant brain tumors 1 protein, translated as MVLELEKYTRETMDLDYRPMKSSFILLKPTGTRLVNGTNGCSGRVEVFLNGEWGSVCDDQWDLSDAQVVCRELGCGGAVSTLGEAHFGKGNGPIWIDEAKCLGREATLQKCPFERKHDCSHEEDAGVVCSDLRLMNGTSPCSGRVEVFHNDTWGTICDAGWDLEDAQVVCREKGCGNASKALGGAHYGQGSGPIWLENINCTGEEASLKECQKGGWGEHSCSHSQDASVECSVITAVESSLESSIHLGVAALVFLALVGIVAEAGCGRRRKTRRRREQQL; from the exons ATGGTCCTAGAACTAGAGAAGTATACAAGAGAAACCATGGATCTGGACTACAGACCAATGAAATCATCTTTCATTCTCCTCAAACCAACAGGAACCAGACTAGTGAATGGCACAAACGGTTGCTCTGGGAGAGTGGAAGTGTTCCTCAATGGGGAATGGGGGTCGGTGTGTGATGATCAATGGGACCTGAGTGATGCTCAAGTCGTGTGCAGAGAACTCGGCTGTGGAGGAGCCGTGTCAACCCTAGGAGAAGCCCACTTTGGAAAAGGAAATGGTCCCATCTGGATAGATGAAGCCAAATGTTTGGGAAGAGAAGCTACCCTTCAGAAATGCCCATTTGAAAGAAAACATGATTGTAGCCATGAAGAAGATGCTGGTGTTGTGTGCTCAG ATCTCCGTTTAATGAATGGCACAAGTCCCTGCTCAGGGAGGGTCGAAGTCTTTCACAATGACACGTGGGGGACCATTTGTGATGCTGGCTGGGATTTAGAAGATGCCCAAGTGGTCTGCAGGGAAAAGGGCTGTGGCAATGCCTCCAAAGCATTGGGTGGAGCACACTATGGCCAAGGATCTGGTCCCATTTGGCTGGAGAACATCAACTGTACAGGAGAAGAAGCATCCCTGAAGGAGTGCCAGAAGGGAGGCTGGGGAGAGCATAGTTGCAGCCACAGCCAGGATGCCAGCGTGGAGTGTTCAG TTATTACGGCTGTTGAATCCTCCCTTGAGAGCAGCATTCACCTGGGAGTGGCTGCCTTGGTCTTCCTTGCCTTGGTGGGGATTGTGGCTGAGGCTGGATgcgggagaaggaggaagacgaggaggaggagagagcagCAGCTTTAA